Proteins encoded by one window of candidate division KSB1 bacterium:
- a CDS encoding sigma 54-interacting transcriptional regulator, with the protein MAFKGGQNPQQGHPDFPGIADRNAPGNDGSLIQEHLSELEHLYSTAPVGLCLMDTNLRFVRINGRLAEINGKTAADHIGRTLKEIIPEIAAQVEPIYRRVIETGQPELDFEVHGVTPSEPGVERDWLVSYYPLKSADGSVQGVSTVVQEITERKRIEKALGESEEKFRTICENAPVIIDCFDERGQCLFINREMEKTLGWTPEEIMNSDDPLSVVYPDPKARNRVLESIKRADGIFREYEVKAKDGSLRTQLWADFRLPNGTLISMGHDITDRKQIELKLAEANKFLEQRVSQRTRRLREAMAEIEHLKQQLEAENIYLRQELREQHDFEDIIGKSDAIQKILRQVDDVAATDATVLLLGETGTGKELIAHAIHARSPLSKRPFVKVNCAALPATLIETELFGHEKGAFTGALSDKRGRFEIADKGTIFLDEIDDLVPELQAKLLKVLQTGEFERVGSSETRQVSVRVLSASNKDLQAAIQSGEFREDLYYRLNVFPITLPPLRERQEDIPLLANYFLQKYTAKFKKEIDTIPPAVMKELKNYSWPGNVRELANIIERAVIVASGPGFQIDKLREVRDNESLPGAGSDKLADIERKHILQVLENTNWIIEGNRGAAVRLDLNPGTLRSRMRKLGIKRPL; encoded by the coding sequence ATGGCGTTTAAAGGTGGACAGAATCCGCAGCAAGGGCACCCTGATTTCCCTGGAATTGCTGATCGCAATGCGCCAGGGAACGACGGTAGCCTTATTCAAGAGCATCTTTCTGAACTAGAACACCTTTACAGTACAGCGCCAGTGGGTCTATGTTTGATGGATACAAACCTGCGCTTTGTAAGAATCAATGGGCGGCTCGCGGAAATTAATGGAAAGACCGCTGCTGATCACATCGGCAGGACTCTCAAGGAAATTATCCCGGAAATTGCTGCTCAGGTCGAACCCATTTATCGACGCGTGATCGAAACCGGCCAGCCTGAGCTTGATTTTGAAGTCCACGGTGTGACGCCATCCGAGCCGGGAGTTGAGCGAGATTGGCTGGTGAGTTATTACCCTCTGAAATCGGCTGATGGTTCGGTACAAGGTGTGAGCACAGTCGTTCAGGAAATTACCGAGCGCAAGCGAATCGAAAAGGCACTGGGTGAAAGTGAAGAAAAATTTAGAACGATTTGTGAGAATGCGCCCGTAATTATCGATTGCTTTGATGAAAGGGGACAGTGTCTCTTCATTAACCGGGAGATGGAAAAAACCCTGGGTTGGACACCAGAGGAAATAATGAATTCAGATGACCCGCTCTCAGTAGTCTATCCTGACCCCAAAGCACGCAACAGGGTTCTTGAGTCGATTAAGAGAGCGGATGGCATTTTTAGAGAATATGAGGTCAAGGCTAAAGACGGCTCGCTTCGAACTCAGTTGTGGGCGGATTTTCGGTTACCTAACGGGACGTTGATTTCAATGGGACACGATATCACCGATCGCAAACAAATTGAACTGAAGTTGGCGGAAGCGAACAAATTTTTGGAACAACGAGTTAGTCAGCGTACCAGAAGGCTGCGTGAGGCTATGGCAGAAATCGAGCATTTGAAGCAACAGCTGGAAGCCGAAAATATCTATCTACGTCAAGAACTCAGGGAACAACATGATTTCGAAGATATTATCGGCAAGAGTGACGCTATTCAAAAGATTCTGCGGCAGGTGGATGACGTTGCTGCCACAGATGCCACGGTTCTTTTGCTGGGTGAGACCGGCACCGGCAAGGAGCTCATTGCCCACGCTATTCACGCTAGAAGCCCTTTGAGTAAGCGACCGTTTGTAAAAGTTAACTGTGCTGCCCTGCCGGCGACCCTGATTGAAACTGAGCTTTTCGGGCATGAGAAAGGTGCGTTTACAGGAGCTTTGTCTGACAAGCGAGGCCGGTTTGAAATAGCAGACAAAGGCACCATATTTCTTGATGAAATTGATGACCTGGTTCCTGAACTGCAGGCCAAACTCCTGAAAGTGCTTCAGACAGGTGAATTTGAGCGAGTCGGAAGCTCTGAAACGCGACAAGTGAGTGTAAGGGTTCTTTCAGCCTCGAACAAGGATTTGCAAGCAGCGATTCAAAGCGGCGAGTTTCGCGAGGATCTCTACTATCGACTCAATGTTTTTCCGATCACCCTCCCGCCTCTGCGTGAGCGCCAAGAAGATATTCCCTTGCTCGCTAATTATTTTTTACAGAAGTACACCGCAAAATTTAAAAAAGAGATCGATACGATTCCGCCGGCGGTGATGAAAGAACTTAAAAACTACTCATGGCCGGGTAATGTCAGAGAACTTGCGAACATTATCGAGCGGGCCGTGATCGTTGCTAGCGGACCGGGCTTTCAGATTGACAAATTACGGGAAGTCCGTGACAATGAGAGCTTACCTGGCGCTGGTTCTGATAAGCTTGCCGATATTGAACGTAAGCATATTTTGCAAGTGCTTGAAAATACCAACTGGATTATTGAAGGCAATCGTGGCGCTGCAGTTCGTCTTGACCTGAACCCCGGCACCCTGCGATCTCGTATGCGAAAACTGGGGATCAAAAGACCGCTCTAA